A region of the Acidobacteriota bacterium genome:
GCCGCCGGATGCGATATCGTCGTCGAATCGAAGCATCTTTCCGTGGTCGGCATCACCGAGATCGTCTCCCACCTGCCGCGGCTCTACGGTGAGTTCCGCAAGCTCATCCGCGAAGCCGACCGCCGCAAGCCAGACGCCGCCATCGTCATCGATTCCCCGGCCTTCAACTTCAAGGTCGCCCGCGAACTCAACGCCCGCGGCGTGCCGGTCATCTACTACGTCGTGCCGCAACTGTGGGCTTGGCGCGAGAGGCGCATCGCGCGTTTTCACAAGTGGATCAAGAAGGCGCTCGTCATCTTCCCTTTTGAAGAACAGTGGTATCGAGAACGCGGCGTGGACGCCGAGTTCGCCGGCCATCCGCTCGCCGAACTGCCACCGCCCAGCATCACGCGCGAGGCGTACGCGGCGAAGTACAAACTCGATCCGAAGATGGAATGGGTAGCGCTGCTGCCAGGGAGCCGCAAGAAAGAAGTCGCGATGAACCTGCAGGCGCTCTGTGTAGCAGCGATTGCGACCTCGGTGGCGAGCGCGTCGCGCTCCAACCCGGCGGGCAAGTACCAATTCATCCTCGCCGTGGCGCCGACATTAGACGAAGCCTGGGTGGCGCAGGAACTCGGAGTTCTTACCCGCATACCTGTCATTCTGGCCGAGGACGCACCCGCCGCCCTGCACTTCTCCCGCGCCGCCGTCGTCGCCTCCGGCACCGCCACCGTCCAGGCCGCGCTCGCGGGCTGCCCGTTCGTCATCGTCTACCGCGTCTCGCCGCTCACGTGGAAGGTGGGGCGCGGCCTACTGAAAGTCCCATACGTCGGCATGCCCAATCTCATCGCCGGACGCAAGATCGTCCCTGAGCTGCTGCAGGACGACTTCACGCCGGAGAACGTGGCCAAGGAACTCCGGCCCCTGCTCGAGGACACCCCCGAGCGTGAGAGAATGGTGAAAGACCTTGCCGAAGTGAAGGAACGCCTGCAGGCAGGCCCGCATAGCGGTGTTCCTGCCGCCGACCGCGCCGCGGAGGCCGTTATCCGCACCCTTGGCTGGGCCTGAAGCACTTGCGAAATATGCACCATAATGAGTGCAAAAGCACCTTTTAGGGCCCCGCGGCC
Encoded here:
- the lpxB gene encoding lipid-A-disaccharide synthase produces the protein MKRILISAGEASGELYAVGLMRAIKKRIPDVEFFGVGGEAMRAAGCDIVVESKHLSVVGITEIVSHLPRLYGEFRKLIREADRRKPDAAIVIDSPAFNFKVARELNARGVPVIYYVVPQLWAWRERRIARFHKWIKKALVIFPFEEQWYRERGVDAEFAGHPLAELPPPSITREAYAAKYKLDPKMEWVALLPGSRKKEVAMNLQALCVAAIATSVASASRSNPAGKYQFILAVAPTLDEAWVAQELGVLTRIPVILAEDAPAALHFSRAAVVASGTATVQAALAGCPFVIVYRVSPLTWKVGRGLLKVPYVGMPNLIAGRKIVPELLQDDFTPENVAKELRPLLEDTPERERMVKDLAEVKERLQAGPHSGVPAADRAAEAVIRTLGWA